One Edaphobacter lichenicola DNA window includes the following coding sequences:
- a CDS encoding NADP-dependent isocitrate dehydrogenase, which translates to MQTSYNGIPVPANGQAIEYNNGKFTIPDHPIIPFIEGDGTGRDIWKASQRVFDAAVAKAYGGKRSVAWYEVLAGEKAYRQTKNWLPDDTVKATMDFRVSIKGPLTTPVGGGIRSLNVALRQLMDLYQCVRPVKYYAGVPSPVKAPEKLNVVIFRENTEDIYAGIEFREGTPEAQKFIAFVNDDMLKGTKKKIRLDSGVGVKPISITGSKRLVRAAIQYALDNKRKTVTLVHKGNIQKFTEGAFREWGYEVASQEFRAQTVTERESWILGNVEANPKLTPEQNAALIEPGIEFAAKEFGEEVIAEVKSVLASIGESHGGGKWKTKILINDRIADSIFQQIILRPEDYSVLATTNLNGDYISDAAAAQVGGLGIAPGGNIGDGYAVFEATHGTAPKYADKDVINPGSVILSGVMLFDFLGWTEAARLIESSMEKTIAQKFVTYDFERGMQGATKAKTSEFASRMIENMG; encoded by the coding sequence ATGCAAACAAGCTACAACGGAATTCCAGTGCCGGCGAATGGGCAGGCGATCGAGTACAACAACGGAAAGTTTACGATTCCCGATCATCCGATTATTCCTTTCATCGAAGGAGATGGAACGGGGCGGGATATCTGGAAGGCGTCGCAGCGAGTGTTCGATGCTGCCGTGGCGAAGGCTTATGGCGGGAAGCGTTCGGTTGCCTGGTACGAGGTGCTGGCAGGGGAGAAGGCCTATCGCCAGACGAAGAACTGGTTGCCCGATGACACGGTGAAAGCTACGATGGATTTTCGCGTGTCGATCAAAGGGCCGCTGACGACGCCGGTGGGCGGGGGGATTCGCAGTCTGAATGTGGCGCTGCGGCAGCTGATGGATCTTTACCAGTGCGTGCGTCCGGTGAAGTACTATGCGGGCGTGCCGAGTCCGGTGAAGGCTCCGGAGAAGCTGAATGTGGTGATCTTTCGGGAGAATACGGAGGACATCTATGCGGGGATTGAGTTTCGTGAGGGGACGCCGGAGGCTCAGAAGTTCATCGCGTTTGTGAACGATGACATGCTGAAGGGGACCAAGAAGAAGATTCGGCTGGACTCGGGTGTGGGCGTGAAGCCGATCTCGATTACGGGGTCGAAGCGGTTGGTGCGGGCGGCGATTCAGTATGCGCTGGACAACAAACGCAAGACGGTGACGCTGGTGCACAAGGGGAATATTCAGAAGTTCACCGAAGGGGCGTTTCGCGAGTGGGGGTATGAGGTTGCGTCGCAGGAGTTCCGCGCACAGACCGTCACGGAACGGGAGAGTTGGATTCTGGGGAACGTGGAGGCGAATCCGAAGCTGACGCCGGAGCAGAACGCTGCGCTGATTGAGCCCGGCATTGAGTTCGCCGCCAAGGAGTTTGGGGAAGAGGTGATCGCCGAGGTGAAGTCGGTTCTGGCTTCGATCGGAGAGTCGCACGGCGGTGGTAAGTGGAAGACGAAGATCCTAATCAATGACCGGATTGCGGACTCGATCTTTCAGCAGATTATTTTGCGGCCCGAGGATTACAGCGTGCTGGCAACGACGAATCTGAATGGGGATTACATCTCGGATGCTGCTGCGGCTCAGGTGGGCGGATTGGGCATTGCGCCGGGTGGCAATATCGGCGATGGGTATGCCGTGTTTGAGGCGACTCATGGGACTGCGCCGAAGTACGCCGATAAGGATGTCATCAATCCTGGGTCTGTCATTCTTTCGGGTGTGATGCTGTTTGATTTTCTCGGCTGGACGGAGGCTGCGCGACTGATCGAGTCTTCGATGGAGAAGACGATAGCGCAGAAGTTCGTGACGTATGACTTTGAGCGTGGGATGCAGGGCGCGACGAAGGCCAAGACGAGCGAGTTTGCCAGTCGTATGATTGAGAATATGGGCTGA
- a CDS encoding SIMPL domain-containing protein produces MDTERSSLFAPAAMVGVCLLLGLVLGGWVLGSQIKDLKLADRYVTVKGLVERTVKSDTAIWPVSFKEAGNDLPQVFAKSETDKNSVLKFFAAQGVQPNEISVGQIKVTDKLANEYGGNNTGPRYIVEQTVTVQSKDVDKIAKAGQKTAELVQAGIVVGGGNGQQGGIRYEFTGLNALKPDMITEATRNARASADRFAADSGSQVGSIRSANQGVFSISAAESGAAAGDEGDGGGTNADASIMKKVRVVATVDYYLVR; encoded by the coding sequence TTGGATACGGAACGGTCTTCCTTGTTTGCTCCTGCTGCGATGGTTGGAGTTTGTCTGCTGCTGGGGCTGGTGTTGGGTGGATGGGTGCTGGGGTCGCAGATCAAAGACCTGAAGCTGGCGGACCGGTATGTGACGGTGAAGGGGCTGGTGGAGCGGACGGTGAAGTCGGATACGGCGATCTGGCCGGTGAGCTTCAAGGAGGCGGGGAACGATCTGCCGCAGGTGTTTGCGAAGAGCGAGACGGATAAGAACTCGGTGCTGAAGTTCTTTGCGGCGCAGGGAGTGCAGCCGAACGAGATCTCGGTAGGGCAGATCAAGGTGACGGACAAGTTGGCGAATGAGTACGGCGGAAACAATACCGGGCCGCGGTACATCGTGGAGCAGACGGTGACGGTGCAGTCGAAGGACGTGGATAAGATTGCGAAGGCCGGGCAGAAGACGGCGGAGTTGGTGCAGGCGGGGATCGTGGTGGGCGGAGGGAACGGGCAGCAGGGCGGGATTCGGTATGAATTCACGGGGCTGAATGCGCTGAAGCCGGACATGATTACCGAGGCGACGCGGAATGCGCGGGCTTCGGCGGATCGGTTTGCGGCGGACTCGGGGAGCCAGGTGGGATCGATTCGGTCGGCGAATCAGGGAGTGTTTTCGATCTCGGCTGCGGAGAGTGGTGCGGCTGCGGGCGATGAGGGCGATGGTGGCGGGACCAATGCTGACGCGAGCATCATGAAGAAAGTACGGGTAGTTGCGACGGTGGATTATTACCTGGTTCGATAA
- a CDS encoding glutamine synthetase family protein: MLSEFRDFLELSYGELEDLNLAAKEQRRKRVAADVIREERLKYLTDERRIKAVTVLFSDLEGRLHMLDYDKKFLVKSYDNLTFDGSSIRGFTAQRESDLRLGIDWSAFYWVPADVFGAGKVMVFGEVIDKNGATYNADIRGVLKAFSQELFDKSGYTLNAANEIEGFLFEGIDAERSYHETGSFEYVNKGGYYHSLPGDPLREFIDTTAEVQRAMGFENEKDHPEVAPSQFEINYSYGEVVAAADQIQLYKLICRQVATQMGMTASFLPKPVVGVNGSGMHTNVSITKGGKNLFWDPKGEEKISKMAWQFTDRILTHGNDICLLLNASVNAYRRLDPHFEAPNQIKASATDRGSMVRIPIGNEKSARVEVRSVGPDANPYLALYSIFKSGLHGDTSKIKNLRQAERYLPDNVYTALENFRAAEWTTELLGEDVKARYADLKQASADRCARLLGTIVKAPEVQFHHDVYNQLLWNIF, encoded by the coding sequence ATTTTGAGCGAATTTCGTGATTTTCTGGAGCTTTCCTACGGCGAACTTGAGGACCTGAACCTGGCGGCCAAGGAGCAGCGCAGGAAGCGGGTGGCAGCCGATGTGATTCGTGAGGAACGGCTGAAGTACCTGACCGATGAGCGGCGGATCAAGGCTGTGACAGTTCTGTTCAGCGATCTCGAAGGTCGTCTGCACATGCTGGACTACGACAAGAAGTTTTTGGTGAAGAGCTACGACAACCTGACCTTCGATGGCTCGTCGATTCGCGGATTTACGGCCCAGCGGGAGAGCGATCTGCGGCTGGGGATCGACTGGAGCGCGTTTTACTGGGTGCCGGCGGATGTTTTTGGCGCGGGCAAGGTGATGGTGTTCGGCGAGGTGATCGACAAGAACGGCGCGACGTACAACGCTGATATTCGCGGAGTGTTGAAGGCTTTTTCGCAGGAGCTGTTCGATAAGAGCGGCTACACGCTGAATGCGGCGAATGAGATTGAAGGATTCCTGTTTGAGGGAATCGATGCTGAGCGAAGCTATCACGAGACGGGCAGCTTCGAGTATGTGAACAAGGGCGGGTACTATCACTCGCTGCCTGGCGATCCGCTGCGGGAGTTTATCGATACGACGGCTGAAGTGCAGCGGGCGATGGGCTTCGAGAACGAGAAGGACCATCCTGAGGTTGCGCCTTCGCAGTTCGAGATCAACTACAGCTATGGTGAGGTGGTTGCGGCGGCGGACCAGATTCAGCTCTACAAGCTGATCTGCCGGCAGGTCGCGACGCAGATGGGGATGACGGCGAGCTTTCTGCCGAAGCCTGTGGTGGGCGTAAACGGCAGCGGCATGCACACGAATGTCTCGATTACCAAGGGCGGGAAGAATCTGTTCTGGGATCCAAAGGGCGAGGAGAAGATCTCGAAGATGGCGTGGCAGTTTACGGATCGCATTTTGACGCATGGCAATGACATCTGCCTGCTGCTGAATGCGAGTGTGAACGCATATCGTCGGCTCGATCCGCACTTTGAGGCTCCGAATCAGATCAAGGCTTCGGCTACGGATCGCGGGTCGATGGTTCGGATTCCGATCGGGAACGAGAAGTCGGCGCGTGTGGAGGTGCGTTCGGTTGGGCCGGATGCGAATCCTTACCTGGCGCTGTACTCGATCTTCAAGAGCGGGCTGCATGGGGATACTTCGAAGATCAAGAACCTGCGTCAGGCGGAGCGGTATCTGCCGGACAATGTCTATACGGCGCTCGAGAACTTCCGTGCGGCGGAGTGGACGACGGAGCTGCTGGGCGAGGATGTGAAGGCCCGGTATGCGGATCTGAAGCAGGCTTCGGCGGATCGCTGTGCGCGGCTGCTGGGGACGATTGTGAAGGCGCCTGAGGTGCAGTTCCATCACGATGTTTATAACCAGCTGCTTTGGAATATCTTTTAG
- a CDS encoding aldo/keto reductase, with the protein MQYKTLGDTGLLVSTLCFGTMTFHGGTGLFRAIGTVDQAGADQLIKASIDAGINFFDTADVYSEGESEKALGQSLKTLNIARHSVVIATKVFGRTGPGRNDVGASRGHIMDAVDASLRRLQTDHIDLYQIHGNDSVTPIEETLRALDTLVQQGKIRYIGVSNWQAWKIAKALGISEFKNLARFDTLQAYYSIAGRDLERDLVPLLEAEKTGLLVWSPLAGGLLSGKFSRENQRPEGSRRSEFDFPIVDKERTWRILDVMAPIAKAHNCSPARISLAWLLAKPVVTSIIIGAKRLDQLEDNLAAVDLKLATEELKQLDEVSALPPEYPGWMLPFQSSNRLEPIARTVPVPPKN; encoded by the coding sequence ATGCAATACAAGACTCTCGGTGACACCGGCCTCCTCGTCTCCACCCTCTGCTTCGGCACCATGACCTTCCACGGCGGCACCGGCCTCTTCCGCGCCATCGGCACCGTCGATCAGGCCGGAGCCGACCAGCTCATCAAAGCCTCCATCGACGCCGGCATCAACTTCTTCGACACCGCCGACGTCTACTCCGAAGGCGAGAGTGAAAAGGCCCTCGGCCAATCCCTCAAAACTCTCAACATCGCGCGCCACAGCGTAGTCATCGCCACCAAAGTCTTCGGCCGCACCGGCCCCGGCCGCAACGACGTCGGCGCCTCCCGCGGCCACATCATGGACGCCGTCGACGCCAGCCTCCGCCGCCTCCAGACCGACCACATCGACCTCTACCAGATCCACGGCAACGACTCCGTCACGCCCATCGAAGAGACCCTCCGCGCCCTCGACACTCTCGTCCAGCAGGGCAAGATCCGCTACATTGGCGTCTCCAACTGGCAGGCCTGGAAGATCGCCAAAGCCCTCGGCATCTCCGAGTTCAAAAACCTCGCCCGCTTCGACACCCTCCAGGCCTACTACTCCATCGCTGGCCGTGATCTCGAGCGCGACCTAGTTCCCCTACTCGAAGCCGAAAAAACCGGCCTCCTCGTCTGGAGCCCACTCGCCGGCGGCCTTCTCTCGGGCAAGTTCTCCCGCGAAAACCAGCGCCCCGAAGGCTCCCGCCGCTCCGAGTTCGACTTCCCCATCGTCGACAAAGAGCGCACCTGGCGCATCCTCGACGTCATGGCTCCCATCGCCAAGGCTCACAACTGCAGCCCCGCCCGCATCTCTCTCGCGTGGCTCCTAGCGAAGCCAGTGGTCACCTCCATCATCATCGGAGCCAAACGTCTCGACCAACTCGAAGACAACCTCGCAGCCGTAGACCTCAAGCTAGCCACCGAAGAGCTCAAGCAGCTCGACGAAGTAAGCGCGCTCCCACCCGAATACCCCGGCTGGATGCTCCCCTTCCAAAGCTCCAATCGCCTCGAGCCGATAGCTCGCACCGTCCCAGTCCCGCCGAAGAACTAA
- a CDS encoding carbon-nitrogen hydrolase: MTTTNSKTTTNKRIGLIQMSCVPDTAANLDKAADRVREAARAGANVICLPELFRAQYFCQREEHALFDTAESIPGPSTERLSAVAKEEKVVVIASVFERRAPGLYHNTAAVLESDGSLKGIYRKMHIPDDPLYYEKFYFTPGDLGFKAMKTTQGDIGTLVCWDQWYPEAARETALRGANTLFYPTAIGWHPTEKAEYGEAQYSAWQITQRAHAISNGVFVGAVNRVGHEHGDVVHDGVEMRGPGDHTPQSGLEFWGGSFIADPFGRVIAQASHDKEEILIAEIDLKLQEDTRRNWPFLRDRRIDAYNGITSRFLD, encoded by the coding sequence ATGACGACAACCAACAGCAAGACCACCACCAACAAACGCATCGGCCTCATCCAGATGTCCTGCGTCCCCGACACCGCAGCAAACCTCGACAAAGCCGCCGACCGTGTCCGCGAGGCCGCCCGCGCCGGAGCCAACGTCATCTGCCTGCCCGAGCTCTTCCGCGCCCAATACTTCTGCCAGCGCGAAGAGCACGCCCTCTTCGACACCGCCGAGTCCATCCCCGGCCCCTCCACCGAGCGCCTCAGCGCCGTCGCCAAAGAAGAGAAAGTAGTCGTCATCGCCAGCGTCTTCGAGCGCCGCGCCCCGGGCCTCTACCACAACACCGCCGCCGTCCTCGAGTCCGATGGCAGCCTCAAGGGCATCTACCGCAAGATGCACATCCCCGACGACCCCCTCTACTACGAGAAGTTCTACTTCACCCCCGGCGACCTCGGCTTCAAAGCCATGAAGACCACCCAGGGAGACATCGGCACGCTCGTCTGCTGGGACCAGTGGTACCCCGAGGCCGCCCGCGAGACCGCCCTCCGCGGCGCAAACACCCTCTTCTACCCCACCGCCATCGGCTGGCACCCCACCGAAAAAGCCGAGTACGGCGAAGCCCAGTACTCCGCCTGGCAGATCACCCAGCGCGCCCACGCCATCTCCAACGGTGTCTTCGTCGGAGCCGTCAACCGCGTGGGCCACGAGCACGGCGACGTAGTCCACGATGGTGTAGAAATGCGCGGCCCAGGCGACCACACCCCACAATCCGGCCTGGAGTTCTGGGGCGGCAGCTTCATCGCCGACCCCTTCGGCCGAGTCATCGCCCAAGCCAGCCACGACAAAGAAGAGATCCTAATCGCCGAGATCGACCTCAAGCTCCAAGAAGACACTCGCCGCAACTGGCCCTTCCTCCGCGACCGCCGCATCGACGCCTATAACGGCATCACCAGCCGCTTTCTGGATTAA
- a CDS encoding DUF6968 family protein produces the protein MKSEPIGLRTFTCLANETTHEVLTVLYAPIEADGAYGCRFTVEGPTINLVEDITIFGQDGFQAIQLALFILRSTLITTSETSNWQWLGQDELGLPTVAT, from the coding sequence ATGAAGAGTGAACCGATCGGCCTTCGAACGTTTACGTGCCTTGCAAACGAAACCACACACGAAGTCCTAACTGTCCTATATGCACCCATCGAAGCAGATGGCGCATATGGATGCCGCTTTACGGTGGAAGGGCCAACAATAAATCTCGTTGAAGATATAACGATCTTTGGCCAAGACGGTTTCCAGGCAATTCAGCTGGCACTGTTCATCCTAAGAAGTACTCTGATTACAACCAGCGAAACCTCCAATTGGCAGTGGTTAGGTCAAGACGAACTTGGCTTACCCACAGTAGCGACGTGA
- a CDS encoding cupin domain-containing protein, with translation MLPRIVLSLTLLTSPAFAQTEPIIHTATDLQQREAKLLEAAKASPTGLAIGRLEDYGNDYTLLVVRTSTGESERHQLFADQMVIKTGTITLVTGGTMQGEHPNNGPGRPGETLGSGIEGGKEVLLQAGDIVHIPAGIPHWIKLAPGITTTYLVFKEK, from the coding sequence ATGCTTCCTCGCATCGTCCTCTCCCTCACACTCCTCACCTCTCCCGCCTTCGCCCAAACCGAACCCATCATCCACACCGCAACTGACCTCCAGCAGCGGGAGGCCAAACTCCTAGAAGCCGCGAAGGCAAGCCCCACCGGCCTCGCAATCGGCAGACTCGAAGACTACGGCAACGACTACACCCTCCTCGTAGTCCGCACCAGCACCGGCGAATCCGAGCGCCACCAACTCTTCGCCGATCAAATGGTCATCAAAACCGGCACGATCACCCTCGTCACCGGCGGCACCATGCAGGGAGAGCACCCCAACAACGGCCCCGGCCGCCCCGGCGAGACCCTCGGCTCCGGCATCGAAGGCGGAAAAGAAGTCCTCCTCCAAGCCGGAGACATCGTCCACATCCCCGCCGGCATCCCCCACTGGATCAAGCTCGCCCCCGGCATCACCACCACCTACCTCGTCTTCAAAGAAAAGTAG
- a CDS encoding agmatine deiminase family protein, with amino-acid sequence MPAEWSPHAATWIAWPHNAEDWPGKFQPIPWVYSEIVRHLSRVEDVHILVNDLAAERRATNLLRRAGANLARLHFHHWPTDRVWLRDSGPIFVKKMTEGSTRHPQGELAITNWHFNAWAKYDNWHRDDQIPNHVAKLYNMPQSQPESVNYIGHPHRLVLEGGSIDTNGAGLLLTTEECLLSEIQQRNPGLGTEAETRVRLEQAFHDYLGIEKVLWLHKGCAGDDTHGHVDDITRFVSENKILTAVEPNSHDENHLPLAENLDRLRSFRNLDNKPFEIVELPMPAPVTFDNQRLPASYANFYIANSLVLVPTFNDPNDRHALNILAACFPGREIIGIHAVDLVWGLGTLHCLSQQEPA; translated from the coding sequence ATGCCCGCCGAGTGGTCCCCACACGCCGCCACCTGGATCGCCTGGCCCCACAATGCCGAAGACTGGCCCGGCAAGTTCCAACCCATCCCCTGGGTCTACAGCGAGATCGTCCGCCACCTCTCCCGCGTAGAAGACGTACACATCCTCGTCAACGATCTCGCCGCCGAGCGCCGCGCCACCAACCTCCTCCGCCGTGCCGGAGCCAACCTCGCCCGCCTCCACTTCCACCACTGGCCCACCGACCGCGTATGGCTGCGCGACTCCGGCCCCATCTTCGTCAAGAAGATGACCGAAGGTTCCACCAGACACCCGCAAGGCGAGCTAGCCATCACCAACTGGCACTTCAACGCCTGGGCCAAGTACGACAACTGGCACCGCGACGACCAGATCCCCAATCACGTCGCCAAGCTCTACAACATGCCCCAGTCGCAACCCGAGAGCGTCAACTACATCGGCCACCCCCACCGCCTCGTCCTCGAAGGCGGCAGCATCGACACCAACGGCGCCGGCCTCCTACTCACCACCGAAGAGTGCCTCCTCTCCGAGATCCAGCAGCGCAACCCCGGCCTCGGCACTGAAGCCGAAACGCGCGTCCGCCTCGAGCAAGCCTTCCACGACTACCTTGGCATCGAAAAGGTTCTCTGGCTCCACAAAGGCTGCGCCGGCGACGACACCCACGGCCACGTCGACGACATCACCCGCTTCGTAAGCGAAAACAAGATCCTCACCGCCGTCGAGCCCAACAGCCACGACGAAAATCATCTCCCCCTGGCCGAAAACCTCGACCGCCTCCGCAGCTTCCGCAATCTCGACAACAAGCCCTTCGAAATAGTCGAGCTCCCCATGCCCGCACCCGTCACCTTCGACAATCAGCGCCTCCCAGCCAGCTACGCCAACTTCTACATCGCTAACTCGCTCGTCCTGGTCCCCACCTTCAACGACCCCAACGACCGCCACGCCCTCAACATCCTCGCCGCCTGCTTCCCCGGCCGCGAGATCATAGGCATCCACGCCGTCGACCTCGTCTGGGGCCTCGGCACCCTCCACTGCCTCAGCCAACAGGAGCCCGCATAA
- a CDS encoding immunity 53 family protein, with protein sequence MDNFTWLESWYQKHCNGTWEHQFGITIETVDNPGWHVAIDLNDTPYAILPNYQILNESNGDSDWIRCNCIDGRFQGYGDPSKLGRIIQIFRTWIENF encoded by the coding sequence ATGGACAACTTCACATGGCTAGAGTCGTGGTATCAGAAACACTGCAATGGAACATGGGAGCACCAATTTGGAATTACGATTGAGACAGTCGACAATCCTGGCTGGCACGTAGCGATTGATCTAAACGACACGCCCTACGCCATCCTTCCTAACTATCAGATCCTCAATGAATCGAACGGTGATTCAGATTGGATTCGGTGCAACTGTATAGACGGAAGATTCCAGGGTTATGGGGATCCGTCCAAACTGGGGCGAATAATTCAAATTTTCAGGACTTGGATTGAGAACTTCTAA
- a CDS encoding HD domain-containing protein has translation MTANPPQTSPYRAAIENYIATHANPTHKFGHQPRLYALTQQIGAGLGPALTYDDDVVFAAVWLHDLGVFIGQRPEDPEALKTWNHVTYIIEKAPAILTEAGFPAEKIPAVLEVIRTHQPQDTPLTVEATIARDADILEQLGAIGITRTLAKLGSDTRFETFTEAHAALKKQLTTLPDQLKLDTSRALAIPRFHIMQSFLDALESEAGQNLY, from the coding sequence ATGACCGCTAACCCGCCGCAGACTTCCCCCTACCGCGCCGCCATCGAGAACTACATCGCCACCCACGCAAACCCGACCCACAAGTTCGGCCATCAGCCCCGCCTCTACGCCCTCACCCAACAGATAGGCGCAGGACTGGGTCCAGCCCTCACCTACGACGACGACGTAGTCTTCGCCGCCGTCTGGCTCCACGACCTCGGCGTCTTCATCGGCCAACGCCCCGAAGACCCCGAAGCCCTCAAGACCTGGAACCACGTAACGTACATCATCGAGAAAGCCCCCGCCATCCTCACTGAAGCCGGCTTCCCCGCAGAAAAAATCCCCGCCGTCCTCGAAGTCATCCGCACCCACCAGCCGCAAGACACACCCCTCACCGTCGAGGCCACCATCGCCCGCGACGCCGACATCCTCGAACAACTCGGCGCCATCGGAATCACCCGCACCCTCGCCAAACTCGGCAGCGACACCCGCTTCGAGACCTTCACCGAAGCTCACGCGGCGCTCAAAAAACAACTCACCACTCTCCCCGATCAACTCAAACTCGACACCTCCAGAGCCCTCGCCATACCCCGCTTTCACATCATGCAATCTTTCCTCGATGCCCTCGAATCCGAAGCCGGCCAAAATCTCTACTAG
- the tadA gene encoding tRNA adenosine(34) deaminase TadA produces MPSSENDVAYLRQALAEANDAEANGEVPVGAIVVHGDKIIGRGQNRVLRDSDPTAHAEIVALRLAGLHLRNYRLADCTLYVTLEPCAMCAGAILHARITRLVYAAPDPKAGACGSVLSVMNHPQLNHKVEVTPNLLAEECSALLTTFFRKRRQEKSQARILQNEAASRETVKETLMATKKKWSAEVDTDSTHPDEDLFKKSASSIAKALATKKVSPKGPASGMQMLNFYINRAGKNLSQERHAELEKAKTLLSEIIAKTKPESEKPATKSAAKKAPKKTAKKGTKKAPAKKKAPTKSTAKKSTKR; encoded by the coding sequence ATGCCCTCCAGCGAAAACGACGTAGCCTACCTCCGCCAGGCCCTCGCCGAAGCCAACGACGCCGAAGCCAACGGCGAAGTCCCCGTCGGCGCCATCGTCGTCCACGGAGACAAGATCATCGGCCGCGGCCAGAACCGAGTCCTCCGCGACAGCGACCCCACCGCCCACGCCGAGATCGTCGCCCTCCGCCTCGCCGGCCTCCACCTCCGCAACTATCGCCTCGCAGACTGCACCCTCTACGTCACCCTCGAACCCTGCGCCATGTGCGCCGGTGCCATCCTCCACGCGCGCATCACCCGCCTCGTCTACGCCGCACCCGACCCCAAAGCGGGAGCCTGCGGCAGCGTCCTCTCCGTCATGAACCACCCCCAGCTCAACCACAAAGTCGAAGTCACCCCCAACCTCCTCGCCGAAGAGTGCAGCGCCCTCCTCACAACTTTTTTTCGCAAACGCCGCCAGGAAAAGTCACAAGCTCGCATCCTACAAAACGAAGCAGCGAGCAGAGAGACGGTCAAGGAGACACTCATGGCAACAAAGAAAAAGTGGTCCGCAGAGGTAGACACCGACTCAACCCATCCCGACGAGGACCTCTTCAAAAAGAGCGCTTCCTCTATAGCCAAAGCCCTCGCCACAAAGAAGGTCTCGCCTAAAGGTCCCGCCTCCGGCATGCAGATGCTGAACTTCTACATCAACCGCGCCGGCAAAAATCTATCGCAGGAGCGCCACGCCGAACTAGAAAAAGCCAAAACTCTCCTCTCCGAAATCATCGCCAAAACAAAACCAGAATCCGAAAAGCCAGCCACAAAATCCGCAGCAAAAAAAGCTCCAAAGAAAACAGCAAAGAAGGGCACGAAGAAAGCTCCCGCAAAAAAGAAAGCCCCTACAAAGTCGACCGCCAAAAAATCCACCAAAAGATAG
- a CDS encoding SDR family NAD(P)-dependent oxidoreductase encodes MSGRLAGKVAIVTGSGSGIGQAIAIRFASEGATVVVDYRNNIDQAQATVSKAEAAGGKAILVKADVSNLADTQNLVDQAYTQLGRGDILVNNAGIEKEAAFWDVTEADYDAVLNVNLKGAFFLTQAFVRRLRDAKLPGRIINISSVHEDMVFPNFATYCASKGGIRMLMRDLSVELGPLNITVNNIAPGAIATPINTKLMEDKPKLDALLANIPLGRMGTPEEVAGLALFLASDDAAYVTGSTYFVDGGLIRNYHEQ; translated from the coding sequence ATGTCAGGTCGTCTCGCAGGCAAAGTAGCCATCGTCACCGGCTCAGGCTCCGGCATCGGCCAGGCCATCGCCATCCGCTTCGCCAGCGAAGGAGCCACAGTCGTCGTCGACTATCGCAACAACATCGACCAGGCCCAGGCGACCGTCTCCAAAGCCGAAGCCGCCGGCGGCAAAGCCATCCTCGTCAAAGCCGACGTCTCCAACCTCGCCGACACGCAAAACCTCGTCGATCAGGCCTACACCCAGCTAGGCCGCGGCGACATCCTCGTCAACAACGCCGGCATCGAAAAAGAAGCCGCCTTCTGGGACGTCACCGAAGCCGACTACGACGCCGTCCTCAACGTCAACCTCAAGGGCGCCTTCTTCCTCACCCAGGCCTTCGTCCGCCGCCTCCGCGACGCCAAACTTCCCGGCCGCATCATCAACATCTCCTCCGTCCACGAGGACATGGTCTTCCCCAACTTCGCCACCTACTGCGCCTCCAAGGGCGGCATCCGCATGCTCATGCGCGACCTCTCCGTCGAGCTCGGCCCTCTTAACATCACCGTCAACAATATCGCCCCCGGCGCCATCGCCACCCCAATCAACACCAAGCTCATGGAAGACAAACCCAAGCTCGACGCCCTCCTCGCCAACATCCCGCTAGGCCGCATGGGCACACCAGAAGAAGTCGCCGGCCTCGCTCTCTTCCTCGCCTCCGACGACGCCGCCTACGTCACCGGCTCCACCTACTTCGTCGACGGCGGCCTGATCCGCAACTACCACGAGCAATAA